A DNA window from bacterium contains the following coding sequences:
- a CDS encoding FAD-dependent oxidoreductase: protein MTGARQDWDREADVVVVGSGAAGLSAALAAAAGGARALVLEKAPVLGGTTAMSGAGTWIPANRHMLAAGLADSEDEVLMYLRAVAPEGWRDVEESLWRAFAGAAAEVLTFIETHTPLEFELVHHPDPYAEAPGGRAHGRMLSPRPISRNILGPWRDRIRPFTVGQLFTYREMVVGPVLSRPVGTLLRMAPTLMYRWLTRRVGMGNALVTGLVKGCLDHGVEIIAEARAHRLVTDGGEGPWERVAGVEAVRRGRPLTVKASRGVVLATGGFEWDPDLRARYFPGEVGLIGSPRTNTGDGQRMAVAAGAKLDRMDQALIYCVLPIRYEGHRHAVPITDVYAPHCILVDRAGRRFLNEGRPNLGVVIDERDPATGLPVHLPAWRIFDTQFARKNPTVMLLGRMDRGWLRKARSVAELAGTINCNPDVLTETVERFNRFARTGRDEDFHRGETAWEKFNAPDPGPETGGNGALGTIRIPPFYAAPYDRAILATKGGPRTNERGQVLREDGSVIEGLYCAGVAMANPIGSKAVGAGSTIGPCLTWGYICGRDLARGRAAPKGAAASTA, encoded by the coding sequence ATGACCGGCGCGCGACAAGATTGGGACCGGGAGGCCGACGTCGTGGTCGTGGGGTCCGGCGCGGCGGGCCTGTCCGCCGCCCTCGCCGCCGCGGCTGGAGGCGCCCGCGCGCTCGTGCTCGAGAAAGCGCCCGTGCTCGGCGGGACGACCGCCATGTCGGGGGCCGGCACGTGGATCCCGGCGAACCGACATATGCTCGCCGCGGGTCTGGCGGACTCGGAAGACGAGGTCCTCATGTATCTCCGCGCCGTCGCCCCGGAGGGCTGGCGAGACGTGGAAGAGTCCCTCTGGCGGGCGTTCGCCGGGGCCGCAGCCGAGGTGCTCACCTTTATCGAAACCCATACGCCGCTCGAATTCGAGCTCGTGCATCATCCCGATCCGTACGCGGAGGCGCCGGGAGGCAGGGCGCACGGCCGGATGCTCTCGCCTCGGCCGATCAGCCGCAACATCCTCGGGCCGTGGCGCGACCGCATTCGGCCGTTTACGGTGGGGCAACTCTTCACGTACCGCGAGATGGTGGTGGGACCCGTATTGTCCCGGCCCGTTGGGACGCTGCTACGGATGGCGCCGACGCTCATGTACCGGTGGCTCACCCGCCGCGTCGGCATGGGGAACGCGCTGGTGACCGGACTCGTCAAAGGCTGCCTCGATCACGGTGTCGAGATCATCGCCGAGGCCCGCGCGCACCGCCTGGTGACGGACGGCGGTGAGGGCCCGTGGGAGCGTGTCGCCGGGGTCGAGGCGGTCCGCCGCGGCCGGCCGCTCACCGTGAAGGCGAGCCGGGGCGTTGTGCTGGCCACGGGCGGGTTCGAATGGGACCCGGACCTCCGGGCGCGCTACTTCCCCGGGGAGGTCGGCCTGATCGGCAGCCCGCGGACGAACACGGGCGACGGCCAGCGGATGGCGGTGGCGGCGGGCGCCAAACTCGACCGGATGGACCAGGCGCTCATCTACTGCGTCCTGCCGATCAGGTACGAGGGCCACCGGCACGCGGTCCCAATCACCGACGTCTACGCACCGCACTGCATCCTCGTGGACCGCGCGGGCCGGCGCTTCTTAAATGAAGGCAGACCCAATCTCGGTGTGGTCATCGACGAGCGGGACCCGGCTACCGGGCTGCCGGTCCATCTGCCGGCGTGGCGAATCTTCGACACGCAATTCGCGCGAAAGAATCCGACGGTCATGCTGCTCGGCCGGATGGATCGCGGATGGCTCCGCAAGGCCCGGAGCGTGGCGGAGCTCGCAGGCACGATTAACTGCAATCCGGACGTGCTCACGGAGACGGTCGAGCGATTCAACCGGTTCGCCCGCACCGGCCGGGACGAAGACTTCCACCGCGGCGAGACCGCCTGGGAGAAATTCAACGCGCCGGACCCCGGTCCGGAAACGGGCGGGAACGGCGCGCTCGGCACGATCAGGATCCCGCCGTTCTACGCCGCGCCGTACGACCGTGCCATCCTGGCCACCAAAGGCGGCCCGCGCACCAACGAGCGCGGGCAAGTTCTCCGCGAGGACGGCAGCGTCATCGAAGGCCTCTACTGCGCGGGCGTGGCCATGGCCAACCCGATCGGGTCGAAAGCGG